Genomic DNA from Pseudomonas sp. CCC3.1:
GCATGTACCAGGAGGCAAACACGTGGATCAGGAAGCCCACACCGACGACGACGCCGAGCATGGTCACGGACAGGCCGTCGAGGTGCAGGGCGAAGTTGGGTTTGAAATCACCCACCGACATCCACTGCCACAGCACTTGCGTGAACTGACCGCCTTCAGGCGGCGCCACATTGAATTGCCAGATCACAAACGCGGCCACGATGGCCGACAGGCCAATGGAGCCGACGCCGACCACGGCCGAGAGGTTTTCGCTGAAGCGTCCACGGGAGAACGACAGCAGCAAAAAGCCGATCAGGGGGAATACGAAAGTCAGAAAGAGAAGGTTCATCCGCGCATCTCACTGGCAGCATCGATATCAAGCGTGTGGAAGCGGCGATACAGCTGCAGCAGGATCGCCAGGCCAATGCTGGCCTCAGCGGCTGCCAGGGTGATCACCAGAATGAACATGACCTGTCCATCCGGCTGCGCCCAGCGTGCACCGGCAACGATGAACGCCAGTGCAGCGGCGTTCATCATGATTTCCAGACTCATCAATACGAAGAGAATGTTGCGACGTACCATCAGGCCAACGAGACCGAGGCAGAACAGGACGCCCGCGACCGCGAGACCATGTTCGAGAGGTATTCCTGGCATGTTATTGCTCCTTCGCCTCGTTGCGGCCCAAGTGGAACGCCGTCACAGCTGCGGCAAGCAACAGCATCGAGGCGAGTTCTACCACCAGCAGATACGGGCCGAACAGGCTGATGCCCACGGCTTTTGCATCAATGGTGGTTTGACCGATTGCTGCACCGCTCTGGTGAGCGAACAGCACGTACAGCAGTTCGGCCAGCAGAATGGCGGACAGAATGCTGGGTCCGATCCAGATGCCGGGCTTGAGCCAATGGCGTTCTTGCGTCACCGAGGCCGGGCCCTGGTTGAGCATCATGACCACGAACACGAACAGCACCATGATGGCACCGGCGTAGGCGATCACTTCGAGTACACCGGCAAACGGTGCGCCCAGGCTAAAGAACGTCATCGCCACGGCAATCAGCGAAATAATCAGGTAGAGCAGGGCGTGCACAGGGTTGGTGTTGGTGATCACGCGTAGCGTGGACACGACAGCGACACCCGATGCGAAATAGAAAGCGAATTCCATCGTTCTTCCTTAAGGCAGCAAGCTCTTCACGTTGATCGGCTCGGCTTCGTTCTGAGCAGCACCTTTCGGCTTGCCCTCAACGGCCATACCCGCAACACGATAGAAGTTGTAATCAGGGTTCTTGCCGGGACCGGAGATCAGCAGATCTTCCTTCTCGTACACCAGATCCTGACGTTTGAACTCGGCCATTTCGAAATCCGGCGTCAGCTGGATCGCGGTGGTCGGGCAGGCTTCCTCACACAGGCCGCAAAAAATGCAGCGTGAGAAGTTGATGCGGAAGAACTCCGGGTACCAACGGCCATCTTCGGTTTCGGCTTTTTGCAGCGAGATGCAACCCACCGGGCACGCTACGGCGCACAGGTTGCAGGCTACACAACGCTCTTCGCCGTCCGGGTCGCGGGTCAGGACGATTCGGCCACGGTAACGCGGTGGCAGATAGACCGGTTCTTCCGGGTATTGCAGCGTGTCACGCTTGCGGAAGGCATGGCCAAACACCATCACCAAGCTGCGAAGCTGGGTGTAGGTGCCATGCACGATGTCAAACAGGTACTTGAACATGGGTCTTTATCCTCACTGAGCCGCGACTGCAGGCGTGTTCAGCAACACGACGGCAGCGGTCACCAGCAAATTGATCAGGGTCAGCGGCAGGCAGAACTTCCAGCTGAAGTCCATCACTTGGTCATACCGTGGACGCGGAATAGCCGCGCGCAGCAGGATGAAGATCATGATGAAAAACGCGGTCTTCAGGGCGAACCAGATAAACGGAATCTGCGGCAGGATGCCGAAAGGCCCGTGCCAGCCACCGAAGAACAAAGTCACCAGCAACGCCGAGATCAACACGATCCCGATGTATTCACCGACGAAGAACATGCCCCATTTCATGCCGGCGTATTCAATGTGGTAACCATCGGCCAGTTCCTGTTCGGCTTCTGGCTGGTCGAAAGGGTGACGGTGAGTCACCGCGACGCCAGCGATGAAGAAGGTCAGGAAACCGAAGATCTGCGGAATGATGAACCACAGGTTCTGCGCTTGGTACTCGACGATGTCGCGCATGTTGAACGAGCCAACCTGCACCACGATGCCCATCAGCGACAGGCCCATGAACACTTCGTACGACACGGTCTGGGCCGAGGCCCGCAAGCTGCCGAGCAAGGCGAACTTGTTGTTACTGGACCAGCCAGCGAACAACACCGCGTACACCGACAGACCGGCCATGGCGAAGAAGAACAGGATGCCGATGTTCAGATCCGCCACGCCCCAGGTCGGGGTGATCGGGATAATCGCGAAAGCGATCAGCAAGGCGCTCATGGCCACAACCGGTGCCAGGGTGAAAATCACCTTGTCGGCAAACGGTGGCGTCCAGTCTTCCTTGAAGAACATTTTGATCATGTCAGCGGCAATCTGAAACGCGCCGAACGGGCCAACGCGGTTCGGACCGTAACGGTCTTGCCACAGGGCCAGCAGGCGACGTTCTACCCAGCTGAGCAGCGCGCCGCACACCACAACGGCGAGCAGAATCACCACGGCTTGCACCACCGAGATAATCACGTCGATCACTTCAGGCGTAAACCAAGTCATTGGGCTGCCTCCTGCAAACCGTCAACGGTAAGGCCAAAGATCGCGGGCGGAATACCTGGCAAGCCAGCGGGCAATGCCACCAGACCTGCACCCAGCTCTTCGTTGACACGCAGTGGCAGACGCAGGGTCAGGCCAGCCACGTTCAAGCTCAGCAGCGCGCCATCATTGACGCCCAGACGGTCGGCTTCGGACTTGGCCAATGCGATGTAAGCGGCAGGAATGCGTTCTTGTACCGGCGCGGCTTTGGAAGAGTTCTCTTCGCTGCCCAGCAGGTGATAGAACGGCACGACGTGCCACGTGCCACGTGCCGGGTTGAAGGCACCCGGAATGTTGGCGAACCAGCTCAGCGCATCGCCCTGGCTTTCGATCAGGCGGATGCCCGGGTCGCCAGCGCGGATGTGCCCACCGACTTCGTCCTGGAACTTGTTCCACGCTTGTGGCGAGTTCCAGCCCGGCGACCAGGCGAACGGCACTTGTTGGCGCGGTTCTACGGAGCCCGAGTAACCTTCCATCGAGAATGCGAACGCAGTGTCCGGATCTTGTGGGGTGCGCGGTTCGTGCACGCTGATGTTGGCGCGCATCGCCGTGCGGCCGCTGTAACGCAAAGGTTCGCGCGCCAGCTTCATGCCCTTGATGCGGAACGCCGCAGACGGTGCTGCTTCAACAATATTGGCCAAGGCCGCATTGCTGGCCGCAGTGGCCTGGGTCACGTGGTCAAGCAAGGTCCAGTCAATCGGCTTGTTCAGCAGGGTGCTGCGCAGGGCGTGCAACCAGCGCCAGCCTTCGTGGATCAGAATGTTCGCGTCCAGGTAGCGCGGCTCAAACACTTGGAAGAAGCGCTGGGCGCGGCCTTCCTGGCTGATCAGCGTACCGTCGCCTTCAGCAAAGCTGGCAGCAGGCAGTACCAGGTCGGCACGGTCCGTGGTTGCAGTCTTCTGATGGTCAGCAACGATGACCACTTTGGCAGCGTCCAGTGCAGCGTTGACCTTGATCGCATCCACACGAGTGAACAGATCGTTTTCGAGCACCACGATCGCGTCGGCTTTGCCGTCGATGACCGCTTGCAGCGCAGCG
This window encodes:
- the nuoJ gene encoding NADH-quinone oxidoreductase subunit J, with translation MEFAFYFASGVAVVSTLRVITNTNPVHALLYLIISLIAVAMTFFSLGAPFAGVLEVIAYAGAIMVLFVFVVMMLNQGPASVTQERHWLKPGIWIGPSILSAILLAELLYVLFAHQSGAAIGQTTIDAKAVGISLFGPYLLVVELASMLLLAAAVTAFHLGRNEAKEQ
- the nuoK gene encoding NADH-quinone oxidoreductase subunit NuoK codes for the protein MPGIPLEHGLAVAGVLFCLGLVGLMVRRNILFVLMSLEIMMNAAALAFIVAGARWAQPDGQVMFILVITLAAAEASIGLAILLQLYRRFHTLDIDAASEMRG
- the nuoH gene encoding NADH-quinone oxidoreductase subunit NuoH, whose amino-acid sequence is MTWFTPEVIDVIISVVQAVVILLAVVVCGALLSWVERRLLALWQDRYGPNRVGPFGAFQIAADMIKMFFKEDWTPPFADKVIFTLAPVVAMSALLIAFAIIPITPTWGVADLNIGILFFFAMAGLSVYAVLFAGWSSNNKFALLGSLRASAQTVSYEVFMGLSLMGIVVQVGSFNMRDIVEYQAQNLWFIIPQIFGFLTFFIAGVAVTHRHPFDQPEAEQELADGYHIEYAGMKWGMFFVGEYIGIVLISALLVTLFFGGWHGPFGILPQIPFIWFALKTAFFIMIFILLRAAIPRPRYDQVMDFSWKFCLPLTLINLLVTAAVVLLNTPAVAAQ
- the nuoI gene encoding NADH-quinone oxidoreductase subunit NuoI, with protein sequence MFKYLFDIVHGTYTQLRSLVMVFGHAFRKRDTLQYPEEPVYLPPRYRGRIVLTRDPDGEERCVACNLCAVACPVGCISLQKAETEDGRWYPEFFRINFSRCIFCGLCEEACPTTAIQLTPDFEMAEFKRQDLVYEKEDLLISGPGKNPDYNFYRVAGMAVEGKPKGAAQNEAEPINVKSLLP